GATAGATATCTGGCGTTGAGAAAATCCAGTGCTGTGCTGTCAAACAATTCTCGGTAAACACGGCTTTCCCGTTCAAAGTCGAAGAGCAGGTTCAACACCGGTTCGTTGCGCCCGAAAAGACGGCTCATGAAATCAACATCCGATTTTTCCCCGGCACCGTTTTTTTTAAGATCCGTCAGTTTTTCTCTTTCCGCCTCCGTAAGGTTGGGGGTATTGTTCAAAAAAAGGTCGGCCATTGTTTTTACCGGGAGCGAGTTATTTCTTCCCGGCGAAAGGCTCTTTTTGTCTTCTACTTTGGCATCTGCATAGGACCCGAAACGTGCCAGCCAGGTTGCTCTCTGGGCGGTTAAAGGCGGGTTGTTGAGCCGCTGGATGCTATCAGCGATTTTAGTGCCCAGTTCCAGCCGGTTGGCCAGTACGTATTCATAAATATTCTGCTGCTTTTCATCTTCGGCCAGGGAGCTCACCCAGGTTTTCAGGGCCGGTGACAGGATGGCTTTGGCGGATACTTGTGTGAGGGCCGACTTTCTGAGCTGAGCCCTCTGTTCGGCTGCGCGGAGCGCCTCATCGGGAGAATTGTCCCAGAATGTTTTGTAAAAATCCACACCCAGCGTTTTGTTGGAAGTGAAAGATTTATTCTCGCTCTCCAGGTAAGAATAGTACTGATTGTTAGCATCCGCATTGACGCCGGAAAAGTAAAACAACCGTTTCGCCGTAGCGAGTGAGTCTCCGTCGAAAGTAATCTGTATTTCTCCGGGTGAGCCCAGAAAGGTAGTAAAAGCTTTTCCGCCATAGTCCAGATAAAATTCTTCCTGCTGATAAAAGATAGGAAGTGATACCCTGAAAGTACCGTCGGGCTGCAGCGGAGCTTGTTTGGAAAGTTCGGACTGTGGCTGTAAAATGTTGTTCCTGGAAAAGGTCACCACGGATGCCTGGCGATAGAGCCTTCCGTTGAGATTCAGTATTTGTCCCTTAATGATCAAAGAGTCAGTCTGACTGTAAGACGACAAGGGTATCAGAAAAATGGCCAGTATAAAAGCGATGCGAAATTGCATAATTGTCAGGGAATTTATAGCGAAAAATAGTGAGGCTTTCCCTGTCAAACAAATTTCGTTGCCTGCATTTTTAACAAGGAGGCGGGAGCAACAGGCTTTATCGTAAAGTAATTCCCGCCAGGCGTTGAATTACTGTGCATTTCCATCTTCATAGCGTACGGATATACCGTGATATTTTTCCTGAGCGCTGTAATCTTTTCGGAGCGGGTGCCCTTCCCAGTCTTCCGGCAGTAAAATCCGGCGGAGGTCTTTATTTCCTTCAAAGTAAATACCGAGCAGGTCAAAAGCTTCTCTTTCGTGCCATTCTGCGGTACGCCAGATGTGGCTTACCGAAGGAACTACCGGTAAAGGCTCTTTGTCCTGGTTTCTCGGGAAAATGATCTTAAGCATCAAATCGTGGCCATAGGGGATGGAGGTGAGGTTGTAAATTACTTCCATGGTAGCCAGGCCCGGGCCGTTGTCGATGGCAGTAACGCAGGCCAGGTAGTCGAAATATAAACGGCTATCCTCGTGAAGATACCTGCAGATATCTGTCAGAGATTCGGTTTTGACAACAATAAAGGGCTGTATGGCATTGTCCCGGCTTTCGGTGATTGCATCGGGAAAACGTGTAACAAGTATCTGATTTATTTCTACAAAGGTCATACCGGAATGATTAAATAAAAGGCAAGTTGGGCGATCGTCAGGCAAATGGAACGGCTGTTTTTTCTTCCGCCTGCATGGCAAGAAACACTTCCGGTGCTAGCGGATGGCTCGCTTTAATTTTTTCCTGGAGTTTAAGAAAGCCTCCGATCAAAGCCTCCGGCCGCGGAGGGCAACCGGGGACGTATACATCCACAGGTATGATCCGGTCAACACCTTTTACCACATGGTAACCGTGTTCCCAGTAGGGGCCGCCGCAGTTGGAGCAACTTCCCATCGAAATCACATATCGGGGCTCGGGCATCTGCTCGTAAAGTCTACGGATACGATCAGCCATTTTAAAGGTTACGGTCCCTGCAACGATCATCACGTCCGACTGCCTCGGGGAAGGGCGTGGCATAATACCAAACCTTTCCAGGTCATAGTTGGAGGCATAGGTAGCCATCATCTCGATCGCGCAGCAGGCCAGTCCAAAGCCCATAGGCCATAAAGACGACAGCCGGGCCCAGTTCATCAGGTCCTCGGCATTGGTCAGTATGATCCCGCCGTCACCGGTTTTTATTCTTTCAGTCATCAGCTTTTGCTCTTAAGTGTCACCCATTTTTATTTAACCTCAAACGATTGAATAAAATTCGGCGATAAATCAAAAATGGAAGGTATCCTTTCTCTGTCAGAATGTTAGCATTTCCTCCTGCCTGCCTGCTTTTCCTGCCTGTAGTGCTTTAATCGTTTTTTAACCCTTTTTTATGCATTTCAGGGCGGTTGGGCTGCAACAGTTTCCGCATTACAAAAGTATACATATTATGTATACCAAACGGACCGGCTTGTGGCAAATGCAACATAAGCGGTTGCGGAGGGGTATACAAACAGTACCTCAAATAAAATTTTATCTTATGAAAATCAGAATCATTTTTACAGCGTTATTATTAGTGGTATCTCTTCAGTTTTTGCAGGCCCAGCCCGATTCCACCGCGAAGGAGTACAAAACGGGTTTCGCGGTTTATATTGAAACGGGCTTTCTGACCAATAACAGCTTGTCGAATATCCGGAAGACCTTAAAAACCAGGAACGTGGATCCTTTCAGCATCTCCATGACATCTCTGGTGCTGGCAAAACGCTATGAAACCAAACGGTGGATCACTGAAAGCAGGCTGGTTTTTACGAATCATGGAAATATGAAAAATGAAATTGATACCAAACGTGCCACGCTCATGGGAATAGGCTTGGGGCTTATCACCGGGCCCAAGATTGTAAATACCAGCCAATGGAACGTTTCCATACCCGTGGGATTAGATGTGATGGCCTACAGGATGACAATCAAAAGTAACTATTCGGCAGGTATCGCAAAGGTGATTGATACCCCTGCTGCTTATCAGGCCGTTAAATTATACACCGGTTCTCTCAATGCCTCTGTTGGGGCAGCGGTTGATTACAAGACCAATTTCTGGAAGAAAAAGCTGGACAAATTTTACATCAGCGGAAAGCTGAGTTATCAGTTGCCGATTACCACCACGGGACAGTGGCGGGGTGATAATGTGCAGGTTAACGACATGGCGTCTTTCAAGCCTAATCAGTTATACGGCCAGTTGGGTATCATATTGTTCCCGAAACTCTGACCGGAATAATCCTGTTACATTACAAGCAAAACTTCTGGATTCCGGAAGTTTCGCTTGTATACGCACTCTTAATACAAGAATTCTCGTTGGATGTGAGAACAAATAATTGGGGTTCATCGTTAAGGCATTAGTACTTAAAAATGAATCGATATGAAAAACCAAATACTGCTGATTGTCTGTTTTTTTGCGTTATCAACCCATTTTGCCAGTGCCCAGGAAGATTCTACCGCCAGAAAGTACCAGACGGGTATGGCCATCTATGGGGAGTTCGGGCTACTGTCCAACAAGAGTTTTGACGCAGTAAGGGATAAAATGATGAGCCTGGATGTCAAACCATTTGAATCAGTAATGGCTTCTATTGTGCTGGCCAAACGTCTGGAAACAAGGAGATGGTTCTCCGAAGCGCGCCTGATCCTGATGAACAGTACCAATTATACCAAAAATAAAAATGACGTAAAGGGCTATTTTGGCGGAATTGGTATTGGCATGGATGCTGGCCCCAAGCTGGTCAGTACGAAACATTGGAACGTGCTGATACCCATCGGATATGATCTGATGCTGTATCGGATGATGATCAAAAATAACCAGTCGGCAACATTGGGGCAGGTCGTTACCACACCGTCATCTTTTCAGTCGGCAAAATTCTACACCGGCAATATCAACCTGCACGGTGGGATAGGGGTTGACTACAAAATCAATATCAACGGGAAATGTACTGACAAACTGTATATCAGTTCGAAGGTATCTTATCAGTTACCTTTGCTCACAAACAAAAAGTGGAAAGGGGATGACGTAACGGTATCTGACCTGCCATCTTTTAAGCCCAACCAGCTATATTTCCAGATCGGGCTGATCGCTTTCCCTAAACATGACTACAGAATGTGGAAGGGAATGCATCACAGGATGTGACAGGCACGGCTGCCTGCGCACCTAACCTGCCTACTTCTTTGAGTACTTCTCATTCACCGACTGATACATATCCATCGGTACTGGAGACTCTATATGGGGTATTCTGGGTTGCGGGCGCACCCAATCCAGATACCCCTTCACCCATGCATAAGCCAGCCCAATCACCAGGATCAAAACAAAAACCGTCATTTCGGCGAGTGCAAACCAGCCCCAGCGGCCATTGGTCTGTTCTATCAGGTCAGCATTGCCGAATACCACCGACCATGGAAAAAGGAAAAGCAGTTCAACTTCAAACAAAACAAAGATGAGTGCAACGACATAAAATCTGACGTTGAACTGGATATTGGCATTACCCAGCGGATCTTCACCGGATTCGTAGGTCGTAAGTTTTTCCTCGTTCGGACGATGAGGGCGCAGCCATTTGGCCAGCACCAGCATGGTACCCATCAGCACCAGCCCTGCAATGATAAAAAGTAGTATTGCTCCGAAATCAGAAACCATATCGCCTAAAAATAGTAAACCGTAAAAATACGGATTTTTAGCCGGGAGAAGATTCGGGCATGGATAAAAACCGGCAGAAAAAAGTATTTTTGGGAATTCTTTTATTTGCATCAATGTTGCATTTTTAAAAAACAGGTATGGTTCAGTTTGACGTAATTATTATTGGAGGAAGTTATGCGGGGTTATCTGCGGCAATGGCGCTGGGACGTTCTTTAAGAAAAGTGCTGGTCCTTGATGCAGGTGATCCGTGTAATAAAAATGCACCTCATTCGCACAATTTTTTAACAAGAGACGGAGAAGTGCCTGGGACGATCAGTACCATTGGCCTGGCCCAGGTTCTGAAATACCCCACCGTGGAATTCCAACGGCAGGAGGTAACTTCCGTTGTCAGAACGCAGTCTGGAATATTTGAAGTGGCGACGGGAACGGCTGTGTGGCAAGCCCGGAAAATTCTGTTTGCAACGGGTATCAGGGATATTATTCCAGATATCCCCGGTATGCAGGCATGTGTGGGGATATCGGTGATTCATTGCCCTTACTGCCATGGTTATGAAGTACATAGCAAACCCACCGCTGTGCTCGCGAACGGAGACATGGGGTTTGATTATGCGAGAATGGTCTTTAATTGGACAAAAGACCTGACCTTACTCACCAACGGCCCCGCAAATCTGACGGTTGAAAACCATGAGAAATTGTTGTCTCGTGGTGTTAAAATAGAGGAGGCGGAGGTAGTTGAAGTTTTGCATACCCATGGACAGGTCAGCGGGGTCAGGTTTAAAGATGGAAGAGAATTGGATACCGAGGTAATTTATTCAAGAAATCCTTTCGTACAGAAAAGTTCTATTCCAGAGCACCTGGGCTGCGAAAAGGAAGAGAATGGATTATTAAAAGTGGACGATTTTCAGCGCACGACGGTCGAGGGTATCTATGCCGCAGGAGACAACTGCTATCCCGTACGGTCTGTGGCTGGCGCCGTGGCAACGGGTAATAAGGCCGGTGCGTTTATCAACCATGAACTGATCCAGGAGGATTTTTAATTATAGGCCTTCATCCAGAGGCCCCTCCCTTCAAATCCGGCCTGCCGCAAAAGCGTAGCGGCAATCTGGCTGCGTTTACCGGTGCGGCAGTAAAAAACAATTGTTTTGTCTGCCGGCATTTGTGACAGACTTTGTGGCAGGTCGGGGAGGGGAATGTTAATACCACCAATAAAATCCTCTTCAAATTCATATTCCTCCCTTACATCCACCAAGTGGAAGCTGTCAGGATTATTTTGCAATGAGATTTCAAATTCCTCAAAAGTGATCTCTCCTGGCTGAGCGGTATGCTGCTCGCTGGTTGGGGCTGAAATCGCTGTTTTTCTAATCTCAGTATCCGGATTTCGGGAAAAACTGAAAGTATGGGTTTCATTGCTGAGGGCGTTAAAAATAAGAAGCTTGCCGGATAGCGGCTGGCCTATCTCACACACCATCTTGATGACCTCGTTGGCCATGTAAGAACCAATGATACCCGGGAGGATACCAATGACTCCCGCCTCAGCACAGCTGTCACCCTCTTCGGCGTCAGGAAAAAGGCAGCGGTAGGTAGGCCCACCACGGTAATTAAATACCGAAACCTGGCCTTCAAACCGAAGTATTGAACCAAAAACCAGCGGTTTATCCAAAGCCACACAGGCATCGTTCACCGCGTACCGGGTGGGGAAATTGTCTGAACCGTCAACGATTATGTCAAAACGCTCAATGAGCTCAGTAGCATTGTTTTCCGACAGGCGTTTCTGGAAAGTTTCAATGTTCACATAAGGATTTAACGCCAGCAGTTTCTCCTGGGCAATGAGCGCCTTGCTTTTGCCGACGTCGTCAGGGCCGTAAAGTATCTGCCGGTGAAGGTTGCTGATATCCACTGTATCGTCATCTACAATGCCGATCGTTCCAATTCCTGCTGCGGTAAGGTATTGTAAAAGCGGACAGCCCAATCCTCCGGCACCAATGACGAGCACCCGGGCATTTTTCAGTTTTTCCTGTCCACGGAGGCCTATCTCAGGCAGGATAATCTGGCGGCTGTATCGTTTTCTTTCGGTTGGTTCAAATGGCGTCATAGGTACCTTGAGCAGCAGAATGGTATTCTGATTTTATTATTTAACATGAACAGTTGTAACGAAAACAGGGTTCAAATCTGGAAAATCTTGTCCCAATCTTTCCAGACCGGCTCATATCCCCTGGATCTGATAACCTGTGCTATTTCAGCCGGACTCCTTTCATCAGAGATTTCAAATTGTTCCAGCGACTCGGGCGCTACGGCATACCCTCCCGGATTTGTTTTTGAGCCTGCGCTGATAGACGTGATGCCCAGACCGATTACGTTGTTTCTGAATTTTTCCGATTCTCTGGTCGACAAGCTGATCTCAACTTCTTCATCCAGCAGCCGGTAAGCACAAATTAACTGAACAAGTTCTTTATCCGACATTTCTACCTTTGGACTGAGCCCACCCGAGAACGGCCTGAGCCTGGGAAATGACAAGCTGTAACGGGTCTGCCAATAGGTTCTTTCCAGATATCTCAGGTGTAAAGCCGTAAAAAAGCTGTCGGTTCGCCAATCCTCCAGACCGATCAAAACGCCCAGACCAATTTTATGAATTCCCGCTTTCCCGGCACGGTCCGGCGTTTCGAGGCGGTACCCAAAGTTTGATTTTTTACCTTTCGGGTGGTGTTTTTTATAATCTTCCTCATGATAAGTTTCCTGATACACCAGGATCGAACTTGCACCGGAGGCAATGAGCTGCTCATATTCCGGCTGGTCCATAGGCTGGATTTCCATCGATATCTGGGAAAAATATGGCCTGAT
This portion of the Dyadobacter sp. CECT 9275 genome encodes:
- a CDS encoding NADH-quinone oxidoreductase subunit C is translated as MTFVEINQILVTRFPDAITESRDNAIQPFIVVKTESLTDICRYLHEDSRLYFDYLACVTAIDNGPGLATMEVIYNLTSIPYGHDLMLKIIFPRNQDKEPLPVVPSVSHIWRTAEWHEREAFDLLGIYFEGNKDLRRILLPEDWEGHPLRKDYSAQEKYHGISVRYEDGNAQ
- the nuoB gene encoding NADH-quinone oxidoreductase subunit NuoB, with protein sequence MTERIKTGDGGIILTNAEDLMNWARLSSLWPMGFGLACCAIEMMATYASNYDLERFGIMPRPSPRQSDVMIVAGTVTFKMADRIRRLYEQMPEPRYVISMGSCSNCGGPYWEHGYHVVKGVDRIIPVDVYVPGCPPRPEALIGGFLKLQEKIKASHPLAPEVFLAMQAEEKTAVPFA
- a CDS encoding NADH-quinone oxidoreductase subunit A; amino-acid sequence: MVSDFGAILLFIIAGLVLMGTMLVLAKWLRPHRPNEEKLTTYESGEDPLGNANIQFNVRFYVVALIFVLFEVELLFLFPWSVVFGNADLIEQTNGRWGWFALAEMTVFVLILVIGLAYAWVKGYLDWVRPQPRIPHIESPVPMDMYQSVNEKYSKK
- a CDS encoding NAD(P)/FAD-dependent oxidoreductase; translation: MVQFDVIIIGGSYAGLSAAMALGRSLRKVLVLDAGDPCNKNAPHSHNFLTRDGEVPGTISTIGLAQVLKYPTVEFQRQEVTSVVRTQSGIFEVATGTAVWQARKILFATGIRDIIPDIPGMQACVGISVIHCPYCHGYEVHSKPTAVLANGDMGFDYARMVFNWTKDLTLLTNGPANLTVENHEKLLSRGVKIEEAEVVEVLHTHGQVSGVRFKDGRELDTEVIYSRNPFVQKSSIPEHLGCEKEENGLLKVDDFQRTTVEGIYAAGDNCYPVRSVAGAVATGNKAGAFINHELIQEDF
- the moeB gene encoding HesA/MoeB/ThiF family protein, translated to MTPFEPTERKRYSRQIILPEIGLRGQEKLKNARVLVIGAGGLGCPLLQYLTAAGIGTIGIVDDDTVDISNLHRQILYGPDDVGKSKALIAQEKLLALNPYVNIETFQKRLSENNATELIERFDIIVDGSDNFPTRYAVNDACVALDKPLVFGSILRFEGQVSVFNYRGGPTYRCLFPDAEEGDSCAEAGVIGILPGIIGSYMANEVIKMVCEIGQPLSGKLLIFNALSNETHTFSFSRNPDTEIRKTAISAPTSEQHTAQPGEITFEEFEISLQNNPDSFHLVDVREEYEFEEDFIGGINIPLPDLPQSLSQMPADKTIVFYCRTGKRSQIAATLLRQAGFEGRGLWMKAYN
- the thiH gene encoding 2-iminoacetate synthase ThiH codes for the protein MRSFQEEFRSYNWSHVRESIYDKTAKDVERSLENPRRTMEDFKALVSPAALPYLEHMAHISQNLTQKRFGKTIQMYIPLYLSNECTNICTYCGFSLDNKVRRKTLSESEILQEVKVIKSLGYDHVLLVTGEANQTVHLEYFKKVLEIIRPYFSQISMEIQPMDQPEYEQLIASGASSILVYQETYHEEDYKKHHPKGKKSNFGYRLETPDRAGKAGIHKIGLGVLIGLEDWRTDSFFTALHLRYLERTYWQTRYSLSFPRLRPFSGGLSPKVEMSDKELVQLICAYRLLDEEVEISLSTRESEKFRNNVIGLGITSISAGSKTNPGGYAVAPESLEQFEISDERSPAEIAQVIRSRGYEPVWKDWDKIFQI